Proteins from one Arthrobacter sp. DNA4 genomic window:
- the rraA gene encoding ribonuclease E activity regulator RraA, with amino-acid sequence MNTADLYDERGDALASVSLQFQSLGGRSHFSGPVRTIRCFQDNALVKSTLGSPGNGAVLVVDGGGSLGTALMGDMIAESAVANGGVVINGAIRDRLAIAELDLGVKALGSNPRKSRKAGAGEVDVDVVIDGVTFRPGATVWCDPDGILVEP; translated from the coding sequence ATGAACACTGCCGATCTCTATGATGAGCGCGGCGACGCACTGGCATCGGTGTCCCTGCAGTTCCAGTCCCTGGGTGGCCGGTCCCATTTCAGCGGTCCGGTCAGGACCATCCGCTGTTTCCAGGACAACGCCCTGGTGAAGTCCACGCTCGGCTCGCCGGGGAACGGTGCCGTCCTGGTGGTGGACGGCGGTGGCTCGCTGGGCACTGCCCTGATGGGGGACATGATCGCCGAAAGCGCCGTCGCCAACGGCGGCGTCGTCATCAATGGCGCCATCCGCGACCGGCTGGCAATCGCTGAACTGGACCTCGGCGTCAAGGCCCTCGGGAGCAACCCCAGGAAGAGCCGGAAGGCCGGAGCCGGCGAGGTCGACGTGGACGTGGTGATCGACGGCGTGACGTTCCGCCCCGGAGCCACCGTCTGGTGCGACCCCGACGGCAT
- a CDS encoding TetR/AcrR family transcriptional regulator — MPETFSDHPPMAARPSAPRQRLRYARILDTAAGFARTGLDAVELSQVAEKADVPLGTLYRYFPSPTHLMLALYWQQLDELEAGSRGSSARFRGRALSGLLMEIFHMRVMQPAVEQCLSRGVYLPDKDTTELLREIDALSEKLVAGACGDAVGARVLLLTVTGLVQSVRNRRLSLFEAEEDLKKACGRLSPGAEAGLTVSRSA, encoded by the coding sequence ATGCCCGAGACTTTTTCAGACCATCCGCCCATGGCCGCCAGGCCTTCCGCTCCACGCCAGCGCCTCCGCTACGCACGGATCCTTGATACCGCCGCCGGGTTTGCCCGCACGGGGCTTGATGCCGTGGAACTCTCCCAGGTCGCAGAAAAAGCAGACGTACCGCTGGGCACGCTCTACCGCTACTTTCCGTCCCCCACCCATCTGATGCTGGCGCTGTACTGGCAGCAGCTGGACGAACTGGAGGCAGGCTCCCGCGGCTCGTCCGCCCGCTTCCGGGGCCGCGCACTTTCCGGCCTGCTGATGGAAATTTTCCACATGCGCGTCATGCAGCCCGCGGTGGAGCAATGCCTGAGCCGGGGCGTGTACCTGCCGGACAAGGACACCACGGAACTCCTGCGCGAGATCGATGCACTCAGCGAAAAGCTCGTAGCGGGCGCCTGTGGTGATGCCGTGGGAGCAAGGGTCCTCCTCCTGACGGTCACTGGTCTGGTCCAGTCCGTGCGGAACCGCCGGCTTTCGCTCTTCGAAGCCGAGGAAGACCTTAAAAAGGCCTGCGGGCGGCTGTCTCCGGGAGCCGAGGCCGGGTTAACAGTGAGTCGATCGGCGTAA
- a CDS encoding MFS transporter codes for MSVSNTPAPDGTFAGHVPAAALAEPVERVTARWVTGLVLVNVGINAAFFGPINVFIGQQAISIDAPAKEAILSLVTACGAAVSLVANPLFGALSDRTTSRFGRRAPWVLAGAVLATAALLAMSFSGAVALMVLFWCLVQLGANAAYAAITAAVPDRVPVVQRGGVGGLAAMGQTLGILTGAVFGAVVSGNFMVGYWLCAGALLFSVLPYLFHRNDPQLPKSELAAFRPLVFIKGFWISPRRYPDFAWAWLTRFLVNVGNQLTIVYLLFFLRDVIHHGDPATGVLVLTGIYAVMVMITAVVAGPWSDRVGRRKPFVIGSSATIAMAGAIMAFFPVWPGALAGAAVLGIGFGAYLAVDFALLTQVLPFAVSRGKDMGVINVANSLPQVVAPALALLAVNYWGGYRTLFLTAAAIGLLGAVFVVKIRGVD; via the coding sequence ATGAGTGTGTCCAATACGCCCGCGCCGGACGGCACCTTCGCCGGCCACGTCCCGGCCGCGGCGCTCGCCGAACCGGTTGAGCGGGTCACTGCCCGCTGGGTGACCGGGCTGGTGCTGGTAAACGTGGGGATTAATGCCGCTTTCTTCGGCCCCATCAACGTCTTCATCGGCCAGCAGGCGATCAGCATCGATGCACCCGCCAAGGAAGCCATCCTGTCCCTGGTCACGGCCTGCGGCGCGGCGGTGTCGCTGGTGGCCAACCCCCTGTTCGGTGCGCTGTCGGACCGGACCACGTCACGGTTCGGGCGGCGCGCGCCGTGGGTGCTGGCCGGGGCAGTGCTTGCCACCGCGGCGCTGCTGGCCATGTCCTTCTCGGGTGCGGTGGCGCTCATGGTTCTCTTCTGGTGCCTGGTGCAGCTGGGCGCAAACGCCGCCTACGCCGCCATCACCGCCGCAGTCCCGGACCGGGTGCCGGTGGTCCAGCGCGGGGGAGTGGGCGGACTCGCGGCAATGGGCCAGACCCTCGGCATCCTCACGGGGGCGGTCTTTGGCGCCGTGGTCTCCGGGAACTTCATGGTGGGCTACTGGCTCTGCGCAGGTGCGCTGCTGTTCTCCGTGCTGCCGTACCTGTTCCACCGGAACGACCCCCAACTTCCCAAGTCGGAACTGGCGGCTTTCCGCCCCCTGGTTTTCATCAAGGGCTTCTGGATCAGCCCCCGGCGCTACCCCGACTTCGCCTGGGCCTGGCTGACCCGTTTCCTGGTCAATGTGGGCAACCAGCTGACCATCGTCTACCTCCTCTTCTTCCTGCGCGACGTCATCCACCACGGGGATCCCGCCACGGGGGTGCTGGTCCTGACCGGCATCTATGCCGTGATGGTGATGATCACTGCCGTCGTCGCGGGGCCCTGGAGTGACAGGGTGGGGCGGCGGAAGCCCTTCGTCATCGGGTCCTCCGCCACCATCGCCATGGCCGGAGCCATCATGGCGTTCTTTCCTGTCTGGCCCGGCGCGCTGGCCGGTGCCGCGGTCCTTGGCATCGGGTTCGGCGCCTACCTGGCCGTGGACTTTGCGCTGCTGACCCAGGTCCTGCCCTTCGCCGTCAGCCGGGGCAAGGACATGGGCGTCATCAACGTGGCCAACTCGCTGCCGCAGGTGGTTGCCCCGGCTTTGGCGCTGCTGGCCGTGAACTACTGGGGCGGCTACCGGACACTGTTCCTCACCGCCGCTGCAATTGGCCTCCTGGGCGCCGTGTTCGTGGTGAAGATCAGGGGCGTCGACTGA
- a CDS encoding NADP-dependent malic enzyme — protein sequence MSIDAITATDNSAATALTEDEIFSAHQGGKLSVTSTVPLSNKRDLSIAYTPGVAEVSRAIHAKPELARTLTWAERLVVVVSDGTAVLGLGNIGASASLPVMEGKSALFKTFGDLDSIPLVLNTTDVDEIVETLVRLRPSFGAVNLEDISAPRCFELEEKLIEALDCPVMHDDQHGTAVVALAALTNAAKVTGRGLEGLKVVVSGAGAAGIAVAEILLAAGITDVVLLDSRGVINSGREDLAASPGSKKADIAGRSNPRGITGGPAEALAGADVFIGVSSSKLDDAHLASMNQDAIVFALSNPDPEVLPEVAVKYAAVVATGRSDFPNQINNVLAFPGIFRGALDAGARRITPAMKLAAARAIAELAAEDLSADYIVPSPLDPRVAPAVTAAVAAAVEAE from the coding sequence GTGTCCATTGACGCAATCACCGCCACCGACAACTCAGCAGCGACTGCCCTGACCGAAGACGAGATCTTCAGCGCCCACCAGGGCGGCAAGCTGTCCGTCACCAGCACTGTTCCGCTGTCCAACAAGCGGGACCTGTCCATCGCCTACACCCCGGGTGTCGCCGAGGTCAGCCGCGCCATCCACGCCAAGCCCGAACTCGCACGCACGCTGACCTGGGCCGAGCGCCTGGTGGTCGTTGTCAGCGACGGCACGGCTGTCCTGGGCCTGGGCAACATCGGTGCCAGCGCCTCGCTGCCCGTCATGGAAGGCAAGTCCGCCCTGTTCAAGACCTTTGGTGACCTTGACTCCATCCCGCTGGTCCTCAACACCACCGACGTCGACGAGATCGTGGAAACCCTGGTCCGCCTGCGTCCCAGCTTCGGCGCAGTGAACCTTGAAGACATCTCGGCGCCGCGCTGCTTCGAGCTCGAGGAAAAGCTCATCGAAGCCCTGGACTGCCCGGTCATGCACGATGACCAGCATGGCACTGCCGTGGTCGCCCTTGCTGCGCTGACCAACGCTGCCAAGGTGACCGGCCGCGGCCTGGAAGGGCTGAAGGTCGTGGTGTCCGGCGCCGGCGCGGCCGGGATCGCCGTCGCCGAAATCCTCCTCGCAGCCGGCATCACCGATGTGGTCCTGCTCGATTCCCGGGGCGTCATCAACAGCGGCCGGGAGGACCTGGCCGCCAGCCCCGGGAGCAAGAAGGCGGACATCGCCGGCCGCAGCAACCCCCGCGGCATCACCGGCGGCCCTGCTGAAGCCCTCGCTGGAGCCGATGTGTTCATCGGCGTCTCCTCATCCAAGCTGGACGACGCACACCTGGCCTCCATGAACCAGGACGCCATCGTCTTCGCTCTCTCCAACCCGGACCCGGAAGTCCTGCCCGAGGTTGCCGTGAAGTACGCCGCCGTCGTGGCCACGGGCCGCAGCGACTTCCCCAACCAGATCAACAACGTCCTGGCGTTCCCGGGCATCTTCCGCGGTGCCCTTGACGCAGGGGCCCGCCGCATCACGCCGGCCATGAAGCTGGCCGCGGCACGTGCCATTGCCGAGCTTGCCGCCGAGGACCTGTCGGCGGACTACATCGTCCCCAGCCCGCTGGACCCGCGCGTGGCCCCGGCGGTCACCGCCGCCGTCGCCGCAGCGGTGGAAGCGGAGTAG